The Marinilongibacter aquaticus genome has a window encoding:
- a CDS encoding MBL fold metallo-hydrolase RNA specificity domain-containing protein produces the protein MRVQFYGAAQRVTGSKHLLTSQYGTKVLLDCGLFQGIGTTELNQEFGFSAREVNHVILSHAHIDHSGLLPRLVRQGFNGTIFCTPATKSLCEIMLLDSARIQESDLKWVNQRRKKRGEELIDPLYEEEDAQKALDLMQTVGYHKPYEIEEGFHFSFYEAGHILGSAGVFVEFEEKQERKTLFFTGDIGRRADKILRSPEPFPQSDYIISESTYGDKLHTPEPDVKAHLLRIVRKTCVENAGKLIIPAFSVDRTQELIYALDVLSSEGKLPKIPVYIDSPLSVKATMVMRNHEEEFNEEILDYIKKDGDAFGFDNLNYITKVEDSKAINNYKTPCVIISASGMAEAGRIKHHIKNNCEDSRNTILIVGYCSPSSLGYQIKNKAEKIRVFGEDLELNANVEVMDSFSAHGDYEEIIDYLKCQEASKVKTLFLVHGEIETQRIFKDKLHAEGFNNVEIPSQGQGFEL, from the coding sequence ATGCGAGTACAATTTTACGGAGCTGCACAACGCGTGACAGGCAGCAAACACCTATTAACCAGCCAATACGGCACGAAAGTACTGTTGGATTGCGGACTTTTTCAAGGGATAGGCACCACAGAACTGAATCAGGAATTTGGCTTTTCGGCGAGAGAAGTGAATCATGTGATTCTTTCCCATGCCCATATCGATCATTCGGGGCTTTTGCCCAGATTGGTGCGACAGGGTTTTAATGGCACGATTTTCTGCACGCCTGCCACCAAATCACTTTGCGAAATCATGCTGTTGGATTCGGCCAGAATTCAAGAAAGTGATTTGAAATGGGTAAATCAGAGAAGAAAGAAAAGAGGCGAGGAGTTGATAGACCCGCTTTACGAAGAAGAAGATGCTCAAAAGGCTTTGGACTTGATGCAGACTGTCGGTTACCATAAACCGTACGAAATCGAAGAAGGCTTTCATTTCAGTTTTTATGAGGCCGGACATATTTTGGGTAGTGCCGGGGTATTCGTCGAATTTGAAGAAAAACAGGAAAGGAAAACCTTGTTTTTTACTGGAGATATTGGCCGAAGGGCCGACAAGATTTTACGTTCGCCAGAGCCTTTCCCACAGTCGGATTATATTATTTCTGAATCGACATATGGCGATAAACTGCACACGCCCGAGCCGGATGTGAAAGCCCATTTGCTGCGTATTGTACGCAAAACTTGTGTAGAAAATGCAGGGAAACTGATCATTCCCGCTTTTTCTGTGGATCGTACGCAAGAGCTGATCTATGCGTTGGATGTGCTCTCGAGCGAAGGGAAATTGCCCAAAATTCCGGTGTACATCGACAGCCCTTTGTCGGTGAAAGCAACCATGGTGATGCGGAATCACGAAGAAGAGTTCAACGAGGAAATATTGGATTACATCAAAAAAGATGGAGATGCCTTTGGTTTTGATAACCTGAACTACATTACAAAAGTGGAAGACAGCAAGGCGATAAACAATTACAAAACGCCCTGTGTCATTATTTCGGCATCGGGTATGGCCGAAGCGGGAAGAATAAAGCACCACATAAAAAACAACTGCGAGGATTCCCGAAATACCATTTTGATTGTCGGCTATTGCTCACCGAGTTCATTGGGTTATCAGATCAAAAACAAGGCTGAGAAAATCCGTGTTTTTGGTGAAGACCTTGAGCTGAATGCCAATGTGGAAGTAATGGATTCTTTTTCGGCCCACGGCGATTACGAAGAGATTATCGATTACCTAAAGTGCCAAGAGGCCAGTAAAGTGAAAACCTTGTTTTTGGTGCATGGAGAAATTGAAACGCAGCGAATTTTCAAGGATAAATTGCATGCCGAAGGTTTCAACAATGTAGAAATCCCCAGCCAGGGACAAGGCTTTGAATTGTAA
- a CDS encoding glycoside hydrolase family 16 protein — translation MIKYTCLSILAFGAVFSSCSKQESKTTERKLVWSDEFEEEGLPDSTKWAYKVGGNGWGNNELEYYTEADSDNAFVKEGILHIRAVKEEKEGNDYTSARLVTQGKAEWTYGKFEVRAKLPKGRGLWPAIWMLGKDIESKGWPLCGEIDIMENVGYDLDTLVGTIHCQAFNHVKGTQKSKKVFIDKPADEFHVYAIDWTKDKIDFLLDDKVYYTVENTYNTEEEWPFNKPFYLILNVAVGGNWGGQKGVDDTVFPQSMEVDWVRVWQKE, via the coding sequence ATGATAAAATACACCTGTCTATCCATTCTGGCTTTCGGGGCAGTTTTTTCAAGCTGTTCGAAGCAAGAAAGTAAAACGACTGAACGCAAACTCGTCTGGAGTGATGAATTTGAAGAAGAAGGTTTGCCCGATTCTACCAAGTGGGCGTACAAGGTAGGCGGAAACGGTTGGGGAAATAATGAGCTGGAATATTATACTGAAGCCGACAGTGATAATGCCTTTGTGAAAGAGGGCATTTTGCACATAAGGGCTGTAAAGGAAGAAAAGGAAGGAAATGACTACACTTCGGCACGTTTGGTTACACAGGGCAAAGCCGAATGGACATACGGTAAGTTCGAAGTGCGAGCGAAATTGCCCAAAGGGCGTGGGCTATGGCCGGCCATTTGGATGCTCGGCAAGGATATTGAGAGCAAGGGCTGGCCTTTGTGTGGTGAAATCGATATCATGGAAAATGTGGGCTACGATCTGGATACTCTGGTTGGAACGATTCATTGCCAGGCCTTCAATCATGTAAAAGGAACCCAAAAATCGAAAAAGGTTTTTATTGACAAGCCAGCAGATGAATTTCATGTCTATGCGATCGACTGGACAAAAGATAAAATCGACTTTTTGCTGGACGACAAGGTGTATTATACTGTAGAAAACACGTACAATACAGAGGAAGAATGGCCCTTCAACAAACCTTTTTACCTCATTCTCAATGTAGCCGTAGGCGGAAACTGGGGTGGACAAAAAGGGGTAGACGATACCGTTTTTCCCCAGAGCATGGAGGTTGATTGGGTACGCGTTTGGCAGAAAGAATAA
- a CDS encoding sugar phosphate isomerase/epimerase family protein, with product MLKLGFVSAILQDNSFDEVIDFAADNQFQCVEMMCWPGASGDTRRYAGVTHIDVENMDVNAIQKKLSERHIQISGLGYYPNPLDADSQKSEFYIEHIKKIIRACNSLNIPVMNTFIGRNQSLNMDENLVLFKKLWQPIIETAEKEGIKIGIENCPMFFTNDEWPGGKNLAISPAVWDVMFETFPTPLFGLNYDPSHMIFQHMDEIKPIYAYKERLHHIHIKDVKVYKDKLDQVGILANPLQYHSPKLPGLGDVNWRAFFAALTDVRYRGPVVIEVEDKAYEGSEEDVHLAIRQARNYVKQFLG from the coding sequence ATGCTCAAATTAGGCTTTGTTTCGGCCATTTTACAAGACAACTCATTCGACGAAGTCATCGACTTTGCCGCAGACAACCAGTTCCAATGTGTGGAAATGATGTGCTGGCCTGGAGCCAGTGGCGATACCCGCCGCTATGCCGGTGTCACGCACATTGATGTCGAAAACATGGATGTGAACGCCATTCAGAAAAAACTTTCGGAGAGGCACATTCAAATTTCTGGATTGGGATATTATCCAAACCCTTTGGATGCCGACAGCCAGAAATCGGAATTCTATATCGAACACATCAAAAAAATTATTCGGGCTTGTAACAGCCTAAATATTCCGGTAATGAACACCTTTATTGGCCGAAACCAGTCGCTCAATATGGACGAAAACTTGGTTTTGTTCAAAAAGCTTTGGCAACCGATTATTGAAACTGCGGAAAAGGAAGGGATAAAAATTGGCATTGAAAATTGCCCCATGTTCTTCACCAACGACGAATGGCCCGGAGGTAAAAATTTGGCGATCAGCCCAGCCGTTTGGGATGTGATGTTTGAAACCTTCCCCACTCCTTTGTTCGGTTTGAACTACGACCCTTCGCACATGATTTTCCAGCATATGGATGAAATCAAGCCCATCTATGCCTACAAAGAACGCCTGCATCACATTCACATCAAAGATGTAAAAGTGTACAAAGATAAGCTCGATCAAGTGGGTATTTTGGCCAATCCTTTACAATATCATTCACCGAAATTACCCGGTTTGGGCGATGTAAACTGGCGTGCATTTTTTGCAGCCCTCACGGATGTACGTTACCGTGGACCTGTGGTTATCGAAGTGGAAGACAAAGCTTACGAAGGAAGCGAAGAAGATGTACATTTGGCTATTCGCCAAGCCCGAAACTACGTGAAGCAGTTCTTGGGTTGA
- a CDS encoding FUSC family protein produces MEKYRQHLFSFEIVKGVFMTLSLVVPLYLGFHFHAFAEGFSFALGTMFTFLPNTDGSKRHRFLGMLISLVLCLFLVAVSQWLFRWSIWAFVPFFGFALFLVSILPVYGFRASMVAFSGNMALVMAFALMKNHMPMHWQLALIGLGGLSYMALASLTHWLFQNRNIALRLADCVENTAELLKVRHALRWDNNRQVVELDDRFIQLQVDLNAEHELLRELLFRKRKLGGHSNRTGRFLMIFVKMLDLYELSMASGAEIEELRDNFLDRDEITKPFREMSASTIVHLYALAEALRKGKELPLENSENAFEGYCEGQIRVYVDELKLPRAREGVFLLRNLLDLENNKWAIVQEAKRIYANILEGQEVAHPRDDRRMFISTQDYDWRTLKSNLNFSSAAFKHALRFTAAMLLGLLAGQLVMHQNYYWILLSIAVILRPNYGLTKDRAINRVFGTILGAVIALALTYIYPNKTFFGILAIPSTFVGFTFLQRNYKLAATFITISVLLLYGILVEDTLTIIFYRLIDTLIGALISFAAIFLLWPAWEEQSIRTSFIESIQALRSYLAEIDDKYQSKELPNNSYRLARKQAFFATSNLNAAFQRLTEEPESKHDHQAQVYAFVVLNQTFLNVLAALGTYIRNHETTPASSAYNTLVSHIDENLLSVEKALLHENYQSHYAEEETEAAAAMLEKKYDELQDIRNRELEMGSEGISSELRNRLQEGRLITNQLKWLYSLSQSMKQVTVYL; encoded by the coding sequence ATGGAAAAGTATCGGCAACACCTGTTTTCATTCGAAATCGTGAAAGGCGTTTTCATGACGCTTTCGCTGGTTGTTCCTTTGTATTTGGGCTTTCATTTCCATGCCTTTGCCGAAGGGTTCAGCTTCGCTTTGGGTACGATGTTCACCTTTTTGCCCAATACCGATGGCAGCAAGAGGCACCGCTTCTTGGGAATGCTCATTTCCTTGGTCTTGTGTCTTTTTTTGGTGGCCGTGAGTCAATGGCTCTTTCGCTGGTCTATTTGGGCATTTGTTCCCTTTTTTGGCTTCGCTTTGTTTCTGGTTTCCATACTTCCGGTGTACGGTTTTAGGGCTTCAATGGTGGCTTTTTCGGGAAATATGGCATTGGTTATGGCCTTTGCTCTTATGAAAAACCACATGCCCATGCACTGGCAATTGGCCTTAATTGGTTTGGGCGGGCTTTCGTATATGGCATTGGCCAGCCTTACCCATTGGTTGTTTCAGAACCGTAACATTGCCTTACGTTTAGCCGACTGCGTGGAAAATACGGCCGAGTTGCTGAAAGTGCGTCATGCTTTGCGTTGGGATAACAACAGGCAGGTCGTAGAATTGGATGATCGCTTTATTCAATTGCAAGTGGATTTGAACGCCGAGCATGAATTGCTTCGTGAATTGTTGTTTCGGAAACGAAAATTGGGCGGGCACTCGAATCGAACAGGGCGATTTTTGATGATTTTTGTCAAGATGCTCGATTTGTATGAGTTATCGATGGCTTCGGGGGCTGAAATCGAAGAATTGAGGGATAATTTTCTCGACAGGGATGAAATTACAAAGCCGTTTCGCGAGATGTCGGCTTCGACGATTGTACACCTCTATGCCTTGGCAGAGGCTCTCCGAAAAGGAAAGGAATTGCCGCTTGAAAATAGCGAAAATGCTTTTGAAGGTTATTGTGAAGGGCAGATCAGGGTGTATGTGGATGAATTGAAATTGCCGAGAGCTCGCGAAGGTGTTTTTTTGCTGCGTAATCTACTCGACCTCGAAAACAACAAGTGGGCGATTGTGCAGGAAGCCAAACGCATTTATGCCAATATTCTCGAAGGACAGGAAGTGGCCCATCCTCGCGACGACCGCCGCATGTTTATCAGCACGCAAGATTACGATTGGCGAACTTTAAAATCAAATTTGAATTTTTCGTCTGCGGCTTTCAAACATGCTTTGCGTTTTACAGCAGCCATGTTGCTGGGCCTGCTGGCCGGTCAGTTGGTCATGCATCAGAATTACTATTGGATTTTGCTCAGTATTGCGGTAATTCTCAGGCCCAATTATGGTCTGACAAAAGACCGTGCAATCAATCGGGTTTTTGGTACCATTCTCGGAGCGGTGATAGCTTTGGCATTGACCTACATCTATCCGAACAAAACCTTTTTTGGTATTTTGGCCATTCCTTCCACTTTTGTGGGCTTTACTTTTTTGCAAAGGAATTATAAGCTCGCCGCTACGTTTATCACGATTAGTGTGCTTTTGCTATATGGCATTTTGGTCGAAGATACCTTGACAATCATTTTTTATCGGCTGATTGACACGCTTATTGGGGCGTTGATTTCTTTTGCCGCGATATTTTTATTGTGGCCGGCATGGGAAGAGCAATCCATTCGTACCAGTTTTATTGAGTCTATTCAGGCTCTTCGCAGTTATTTGGCCGAAATCGACGATAAATATCAATCGAAAGAGTTGCCGAATAACAGTTACCGTTTGGCAAGAAAACAGGCATTTTTTGCAACCAGCAATTTGAATGCGGCATTTCAGCGACTGACCGAAGAACCCGAATCGAAGCACGATCATCAGGCACAAGTTTACGCTTTTGTAGTACTGAACCAAACCTTTCTCAATGTCTTGGCTGCTTTGGGTACATACATTCGAAACCATGAAACCACGCCGGCTTCTTCGGCCTATAACACCTTGGTCAGCCACATAGATGAGAATTTGCTGAGTGTGGAAAAGGCCTTGCTGCATGAAAATTACCAGAGCCATTATGCAGAGGAGGAAACCGAAGCCGCCGCTGCGATGCTCGAAAAAAAGTACGATGAATTGCAAGATATTCGCAACCGCGAATTGGAGATGGGTTCGGAAGGGATCAGCTCAGAATTGAGAAATAGATTGCAGGAAGGCCGTTTGATCACCAATCAATTGAAATGGCTTTACAGCTTATCTCAAAGCATGAAACAGGTGACGGTTTACTTGTAA
- a CDS encoding UDP-N-acetylmuramoyl-L-alanyl-D-glutamate--2,6-diaminopimelate ligase codes for MLLSDILYTIPLITVSGKTDCEISSLAFDSRKVQENSLFFAIKGTQVDGHEFISKAIASGAKAILCEVLPEDLDPEVTYLQVEKPAKALGIAAANFHGHPSEKLKLIGITGTNGKTSTATLLFNLFRGLGHVCGLLSTVQNQIEDETIASTHTTPDALAINALLQKMLEKGCAYVFMEVSSHAVVMERIAGLHFAGGIFTNITQDHLDFHETFRNYIEAKKGFFDQLPKTAFALTNTDDKNGKVMLQNTAAKKHAYSLRGVADFKGKILDVGFFGIQMQINEHEVWFKLIGKFNAYNLLAVYGTAVLLGEDEEEILKELSQLTPPPGRFEQVHSKEEIVGIVDYAHTPDALQNVLETINELKGDDQQLITVVGCGGNRDKGKRPLMAQIAAQMSNKVILTSDNPRNEEPQAIIEDMQAGVSISLKRKVLSILDRKEAIKTAVMLAQAGDIILVAGKGHENYQEIKGVKHHFDDKEELLEAFS; via the coding sequence ATGCTTCTCAGCGATATTCTCTACACTATCCCATTGATCACGGTTTCGGGTAAAACCGATTGTGAAATTTCATCACTGGCATTCGATAGCCGTAAAGTGCAGGAAAACTCCCTGTTTTTTGCCATAAAAGGTACACAAGTGGATGGGCACGAGTTTATTTCAAAAGCCATTGCGTCTGGGGCGAAGGCCATTCTTTGTGAGGTTCTTCCCGAAGACTTAGATCCTGAAGTTACCTATTTGCAAGTTGAAAAACCCGCCAAAGCTTTGGGTATTGCGGCGGCCAATTTCCATGGACATCCGTCTGAAAAATTAAAGTTGATCGGCATTACGGGAACCAACGGCAAAACTTCAACCGCCACTTTGCTCTTCAATTTGTTTCGCGGTTTGGGTCATGTCTGCGGCCTGCTTTCGACGGTTCAAAATCAGATTGAAGACGAAACAATCGCCAGCACACACACCACGCCCGATGCCTTGGCCATCAACGCCCTTTTACAAAAAATGCTTGAAAAGGGCTGTGCATACGTTTTTATGGAAGTGAGCTCGCATGCTGTGGTTATGGAGCGTATTGCGGGACTGCATTTTGCAGGCGGCATTTTCACGAATATCACCCAAGATCACCTCGATTTTCACGAGACATTCAGAAATTATATCGAAGCCAAAAAGGGCTTTTTCGATCAGCTTCCTAAAACGGCCTTTGCCTTGACCAATACCGACGATAAAAACGGTAAAGTCATGTTGCAAAACACTGCGGCAAAAAAGCACGCCTATTCTCTTCGAGGAGTAGCCGATTTCAAAGGAAAGATACTCGATGTGGGCTTTTTTGGCATTCAAATGCAAATCAATGAGCACGAGGTCTGGTTTAAATTGATCGGCAAATTCAATGCATACAATTTGTTGGCAGTTTATGGCACAGCTGTGCTTTTGGGCGAAGATGAAGAAGAGATACTCAAAGAACTGTCTCAACTTACGCCGCCGCCGGGCCGATTCGAACAAGTACACTCCAAAGAAGAGATCGTGGGAATTGTGGATTATGCCCACACACCCGATGCCCTTCAAAATGTGCTCGAAACCATTAATGAACTCAAGGGCGATGACCAACAATTGATTACCGTGGTGGGCTGTGGAGGAAACCGCGACAAAGGCAAAAGACCATTAATGGCACAAATTGCTGCCCAAATGAGCAATAAGGTGATTCTTACCTCTGATAATCCAAGAAATGAAGAGCCTCAGGCCATAATAGAAGATATGCAAGCGGGCGTGAGCATCAGTTTGAAAAGAAAGGTATTGTCGATTCTCGACCGTAAAGAGGCCATTAAAACGGCTGTTATGTTGGCACAAGCTGGCGACATTATTTTGGTGGCCGGGAAAGGGCATGAAAACTATCAGGAAATAAAAGGTGTAAAACACCATTTCGACGACAAAGAAGAGCTGCTCGAAGCCTTTTCTTAA